The Triticum aestivum cultivar Chinese Spring chromosome 6D, IWGSC CS RefSeq v2.1, whole genome shotgun sequence genomic sequence TTCTTTGTCTTAGAGCTTGCCAGCTCAGTGATAGCCCTGATTCTCTTCAGCTCTCAAACCTAACATCTCTTGAAACACTCGACATCTCGGGCAACGACTTCCATAAGCGTTGCACGCCCAACTGGTTTTGGGATTTAACTAGCCTCAAGCATCTACATATCGCTGAAAATGGTTTCTATGGCCCTTTTCCGGACGACATCGGTAATATGACCTCCATTGTGGAGCTTGGTTTATCAGAAAATAACCTTGTGGGCATGATACCTTCCAATATGAAGAACCTATGTAATTTGGAGATATTATCTTCTTTTGCGAACAATATCAATGGGAATATAACAGAATTATTCCATCGATTACCCAGCTGTTCATGGAATAAATTACAAGTCTTGTTTCTGCCAAGAAGCAATCTGAATGGAAGCCTGCCAACTACAACAGTACAATCCTTAAGCAACCTTCACCGGCTGGACCTCAGTGATAACGAACTCAGTGGTCATGTACCTTTGTGGATAGGAGAGCTCACAATGCTAACATCGTTGGTCCTTAATGCCAACAAATTCGATGGGATTATACATGAAGGCCATTTATCAGGTCTAGATATGTTAGATAAATTGACATTGTCAGACAACTCAATAGCCATCACAGTGAGTCCAACTTGGGTTCCTACTTTCAGTCTAAGTTCTATTGAGCTTCGGTCCTGCCAGCTAGGGCCTAAGTTTCCAACATGGCTTCGATGGCAAACACGTGTATATAGTCTTGATATATCAAACACGAGCATTAATGACATGGTACCAGACTGGTTTTGGATAACAGCTTCCTCAGTAGCTTATCTTAATATCCAGAATAATCAGATTACAGGAGTCCTCCCATCGACAATGGAATTTATGAGAGGACAGGCAATGGATTTCAGTTCTAACCAGTTTGGTGGTCCAATACCTAAGCTTCCAATCAGTCTAACCTACCTGGATCTTAGTGAGAACAATGTACTTGGGCCACTACCACTAGACTTTGGAGCGCCAGGGCTTAGAACACTTATTCTATATGACAACATGATCTCTGGTGCCATTCCATCTTCTTTGTGCAAGTTGCAATCACTGCAGTTGTTAGATCTATCAAGAAATAATCTCAATGGGTCAATTACTGATTGCCTAGTAAATGACTCCAGCACAAACATGACAGGTCTGAGTATCATTAATCTAAGCCTAAGAGACAATAACCTCTCGGGTGATTTTCCTTCGCTTCTCCAGAAATGCCAAGACTCATCTTTCTTGATCTCGGACAAAATCAGTTCTCTGGGACTTTACCAGCATGGATGGGGGAGAAGCTATCATCTTTGTCATTCTTAAGACTGAGATCCAATATGTTTTATGGTCACATTCCAGTCGAGCTTACAAAGCTTGTTAATCTTCAATACTTGGACCTTGGCTACAACAATATTTCGGGGAGCATACCGAGATCGATTATTAATTTTACAGGCATGACACAAACAAGAGACAACACTGATGATCTTCGGAATGCATTAACTTCTGGAGTATTTATTGATGACAATGACCTGGTTGACTATTCTGAGAATTTAACAGTACTCACGAAAGGTCAAGAGAGATTATATTCAGGAGAAATCATATATATGCTGAATCTTGATTTATCCTGTAATAGACTTACTGGAGAGATTCCTGCAGAAATCAGCACTCTTTTAGCACTGAAGAGCCTGAACTTATCATGGAACAACTTCGATGGAAAAATCCCTGAGAATATTGGCACCTTAATGCAAGTAGAGTCACTCGACTTATCACACAATGAGTTGTCTGGTGAAATCCCTTCAAGCTTGTCGGATCTCACATCATTGAGTCGCCTGAACCTGTCCTACAACAGTCTGGGAGGAAAGATACCAACTGGAAATCAACTGCAAACACTTGAAGACCAGGCATCTATTTATGTTGGCAACCCAGGTCTCTGCGGCCCCCCTCTCTCGCGGAGGTGTCCACAGCCCAAGCCAATTCCAGAAGGAAACCATGGAGATGCAAGTGACGACGTGGTTTCGTTTTTCCTTGCCATGGGGTCCGGATATGTGATGGGTCTCTGggtggtgttctgcaccttcttgtTCAAGAAGAGATGGAGAGTTTCGTGGTACTCACTCTGCGACAGCTTGTATGACTGGGTTTATGTGCAAGTGGCTGTTACCTGGGCTTCCTTGAGAGGTAGAATTAATGGGTAGAAGCTGAGATGAGATCACCAGCACTGGTTCTTGGTTTGCTCTCATGTAATTCAAGAAATGCTTTGGAGATTTCTCATGAATGAATCAATTGATGTTTAAGTATCGTACTAGAACTAGTCAGGATATGTATTCAAGGTGCATACCATCGACTGAGATTGGCATGCTGTTTTCTGTATTGTACTATTGGTTCTTGGTTTGCTGTGGACATGTAATTTAATACTCTGGAGATTTATCATGAATGTATCAATCGATGTTCAAATGTATTGTACTGGAACTAGTCACGCACATTTATGTATTCTAGGTCCATGCCATCGAGCGAGGTTAGTACATATGATGTGTTTTATGTGCTTCCTGTTGCGGGTGCTGTTCTTTTTATGAGTAGTCAAATCAGATAGTGATTTTTCAATGTGCTTTCCCACCAAATTGTAAATACTTGTCAAAGATGATGATAACTTGGCAGGCGAGAAGCGGATTCATGAGATAGAGAGTTAAAATCCTGTTTGCTCTGTCTGAAAGGCGGTCTCTGTTTTGTGAGTTGCTCTGTCAGATGGTTTTTATTCCTCATATTCCTATGTTTGGCTTTAATTGTTTAACTGCTGTTTTTTAGATAGCTCGCTTGATTACTACACACTTTCAGCCATCTTGGTGAGTTTGGTTGTGACTTGTGAGGATGGCTGTGTTAGTTGTCTGCCTTGTAGTAGTACAAAGCAGCATATTTGCAACCgaagtgtatgtgtgtgtgtttactGGGTCTTTGGGAGTACATTTTGGTCAGTTAAGCTGATTGCCATGGTCACGTACGTCATGCTGCcattatgcatgcggttgcgccgggcgcggcgccacgatgcagttacccgctgcaaaaaacATTTCGATTTCAAGCCTTGCATTCCACGGTATGGTTCATCCAACGACAGCAAAAGTTCACCGCCGCATCTTGAAACTGAATGGTCATGGGCTGGTACATCCATCCATCAATAGCTCCTTGCCACCTCTTGAAACCGAATCCTGTACAAGTATGTAAAAACAAAGAAGCTTCAGAGGTGTTCAATTACTTGACAAAGAGACTTGAACATTGAAGCCAAACTGTAGGGGATGGGAGGTTTAGCTTACTACCATGCACATACTATGAATATTTCAATTATTATACGATGAAATATTAACATGAATTTGAATAATTTTTTATACAATTGATATTTTGGAAAAGCAACAATAAATTGTTTCATAGCAATACCGAAGGCCACCCATGCTTGCTCATCTCATCAGAGTATGACGTCAAAAGAAGTAATCTGGTTAGACACTTTGATTCGCATGGAAGTTAATTAGTTGACACACCGCAGTGGAAAATACTATCCATAATAACAGATTTAATCGTGTTTTGTAATCCCATTATATGAAGGATTCCTATACAACTAAATTATATAATAACCAGGCAAAGAGTCACAAGTTAACTTACATTTTCTCCAATTATCCCTTAGTCCTTTGGATAATAATGTCTATGCCAAATATACTCAAGAACTTCAACACTTCGTAAACTCTGCCATCCATCTCGTTACATTTGACTTTGATAATCTTCAGGTATCCTGAAATAGCAGTTGGTTGCTCCATCAAAGTATGATTTTCTTCCACCTCAAATTCACATGTAGGTCCTTCTTGCTGCAGCACACAAAAATATTTCATCAATAGCTATCAATCGTGCATGAAAACTTAACACTACAGCAACTCTGCAACTGTCCATTTAAAAAACGTATACCTTACGCAATTGAAGTGTCAGATTCTCAAGAACCGGTGAATGTTCAAGCATACAAACTAGTGCACGGAGGTCAGGTTGCACACACCACTCAGTCAGCAACAAAGTCTTCAAATTACTAAATTATAAGAATTCCTACGGGAGCAAGACACAAAGAAAGCTTTCATCCTTGCATTCCTGAATGTTCACAGGGTGGTACACCAAAGTTGGTCGCCGAATCTTGAAACCGAATCCTGTACACCAAAGTTCACCGGGTGGACTAAGTCTATCCATGCATCTTCGTTATCACCTTGCGCTTTCTCATTGGTTTGTGCTAGGGTGATTATGTGCTCTTTTGTGCAAAGCTTGTACCATGGGGGGCCATATGAGCCGATTTTTGTTCGTGCTTCAAACTGAAACGGAACACCCTCTTGATTAATCAGATGGGATTTCATCGTGCGAAGCTAGTAGCATTTTcctgttaggaataagcaacttgtattcccatgaggccataggccgatatatatatatatacatgtacaggtgtggaacatttgcaggaaaccccttatacaatgggataAATACAAAGGAGTACATGACTTATagtataactctaacaccccccccctcaaactcatggtggaggaacaacactgagtttggagagataaaagccatgttgtgctctagtctgggccttcctcaggaaatccgccaactgtaactcagaaggcacatattgaagagcaataacctgatcctgcacaccagcgcgcacatagaaagcatcaacaccaatatgcttggtgagctcatgcttcacaggatcacgcgcaatgctaatagcacctgtactgtcagataagagcagagtcggtgtagtgacagaaacaccaaaatcctgaagtaaccaccgtaaccaagtcacctttgccgtcaaaagagccatggctcgcaactcagcctcagcactcgaacgggaaactgcaatctggttcttcgtcttccaggcaatgagagaaccgccaagaaaaacacagtaagcagaaagtgaacggcgatcagaaggatcactagcccacgtagcatccgaataggcctgaagctgtaaagaactggagttAGGAAAGAATAGACagtgagagatcgtgccccgaagatatcggagaacacgaaggagatgactatagtgaaccgatgtgggagcagagagaaactgactcagaatatgaaccggataagagatgtccggacgagtgacagctagatagacaagactgccaacgagatgacgataacgcgtcgggtcagggagaggatcaccatcagtagcacggaggtgaacattgagctccataggagtctcaacaatgcgctcgtcagtaagagcagcacgagcaagaagatcctggatatacttttcctgggatataaaaaagccatcagaggtagaagagacttcaatcccaagaaagtagcgaagaggtccaagatcagacataagaaactgctcactaagacgggcctttacaaaggcaatatactcggggtcatccccagtgatgatcatgtcatcaacatagagaagaagaagagtccgaccacaaggagaaaggtgaataaacaatgctggatcatgagcacttgctgaaaaaccagcagtagtgaccacagaggcaaaacgctcaaaccaggcgcgaggggcttgcttaaggccatagagagagcgacgaagacgacataccatgccatcaggaacagaatacccaggtggtggctgcatgtacacctcctcacgcagctcaccattaagaaaagcattcttaacatcaagctgagatatagaccagtggcgtgcagaagcaacggcaagaagtgtacgaatagtggtcatatgggccacaggcgcaaaagtctcgtcataatcacgaccatgctcctgctgaaaaccacgagccacaagacgagctttgtgacgctcaagagaaccatcggagcgagtcttaaccttgtcttacaagtgatgggacggactccgggaggaagagaaacaagatcccaggtaccagtgcgttcaagagcagcaatctcctttgccatcgcaaactgcaattcaggatgaacaacagcctgacgatAAGAAGttggctcaagaacagcagcaccagcggtgggaaatccaaagcgatcaacaggcggacgaggacgagaacgcaagccataagtaggctgagaggaagaggacgactcatccaatgaggcatccacaggtcgtgaacgacgagtgtaatgctgaggaaaagatggaacaatagaaggaggaatcgccaaggtagGATGGGGGGTGGtgacgaagaagtcaccggagagGAAGGCGTAGAATCCTATGACATGCTAGGCGAGGAGACCGGAGAGGATGGTGGCTACAAATCGACTAGAgatggagaagcagagggagtggaacgaataggcacaggcacgacgggggtgataggtgagtcaggaaaagtgaggaaagagatatcctccactgaaaaaatcgaggaagatgggcgtgggtaaaagggacgagactcatcaaaagtcacgtctcgagagatacgcatccgatgaccgataggatcccaacaacgatagcccttatgctcatcactgtagcctaagaagacacactcaacagactgagcggtcagtttggtgcgttcgcgaggggcaagaagaacatagcaaacacaaccaaacaagcgaagcatcgaataatcgggagaacggTCAAAAAGATGCTCAAAAGGAACGCCACCCTGCAAAGCAGCGgacggctgaaggttgatgagataggcagaagtggagatagcctcggcccaaaaatgaggcggaagagaggcggcgatcatcatcgcacgagccgtctcaagaaggtgacgatgcttgcgctcagacacgccattctgagcatgagcaccaggacaagagaactgagcaagagtaccctgctcagtAAGGACACCACacaacatcttagagatatactcgccagcggagtcagcatgaaaaacacgaatgggtgaagaaaactgagtatgaaccatggcagcaaaacgcttataaatagaaaacacctcactacgagaagtcatgaaataaagccatgtgtaatgagagaaatcatctatgaaaataatatagtatttatgaccacctttcgaagtaaaaggagccggaccccatacatcagaatggactaaatggaaaggacgcttagacactgactcactatgtgaatatggtaactgaatctgcttgccaagacgacaaccctgacactctaaaaagacatctcctgagacagaccccagaagacctcgacgaactaaagacgacaaccgagaaccacacagatgaccaagtcgatagtgccactgcttgaaggaaccagtaacagaggcgacagaagcggaggaactggcgatggtggtggcagcggaaggaacatgaagccagtccaactcccaaagaccctgagaatcacggcggcgagggccagccccaaccagagtgtgcgtgcgaTGGTCCTGAATAGAACAAGAGTCAACATCaaggatgacacgacaaccagaatcagtaagttgaccagcagaaaacagattcatagtaagtcgaggaacatgagcaacatcaggaacagaataagaaggagtggaaagattgcctctactagcaacagaaagtgaagtaccatcagcagtgaagacatgaacaggagaatccagcgatcgaagagaggacaaagcggaagaatgagaagacatatgaaaagaagctccagagtccagaacccatggggatgtacctgactgtgtagagggcgaTTGCgcagtgcgggaagcatcagtcacagaaccagcagtacccgtcgaggaagaacctgaagccgcgagtAGACGCTTAAGTCTtagaatatcctgctcagtcaaagcaatggctgaagctgtcgagggagatgacgaagtccctgaggatggtgatcgcgccttgcgcaggtgtttccgctttgtgtagcactgggagtcaatatgaccatcattgttgcagtagtcACAATGTGGACGGGGGtgacctgagcctccagaaggagtgggcaagagcggcggagcacttGAGCGAGAATGAGtcggtgcagcaggtggagtggaagaagcccgagtagcgagcacagagggaacctccagcaaaccagcaccacgtaagcgagtctcctcagcacgaatctccgaaagcgcctccatgagagaaatacggccacgagcaaacaactgagcacgccggggctcaaactccttacggagccgagacaggaacttgtagacgcgatgaaactccaaattggcctggacagcctggcagtaggggcaagtacgacaaccagcactgcggagagaatcaagctggcgccagatagcagaactctgtgcataaaagtcatcaacagtagagtcaccctgctaaagagcatgctcctgacgaaccacagaaaggtataaggcatcaccagagggctcatagcgctgacgaagacaggtccacatctgaaagacagtaggaagacccagaaactcagaagcaaactgaggcagaacactagcagtgagaacagctgcagcacgagcatcatcatcaagccactgggtgtaaacagacaaagcaccatgatacgtctgaagagcctcctcataggtcaaaaccctctcatcataggcacgatcagcagcctcatcagcaagcttagccgcatccttggcaGCCTGATTAGCGTCCGTAGGAAGAACCAgtggagtcggcggagtaggggccactggaggaaccggacgtggcggacagcagacctcgctagaaagaacaccccagagacgaatgccacgcatgtgaatgcgcatgaagccagcgaactcggtgtagttagtatcatcgaagatcaccggacagcgagggacagctacatagcccgatgcagcagacatatatatatatatatatatatatatatatatatatatatatatatataggcttcGAGCGGGAGGGAGCGAGGAGCGGGCAGAGCGGGCTTCGAGCGGGAGTGCGGGCTTCGAGCGGGAACGGCTGCGGGCTTCGAGCGGGAGCAGCTGCGGCGACGGCGGCTTCGAGCGGGAGGGAGCGAGGAGCGGGAGGAGCGAGCTTCGAGCGGGAGGGAGGCTGCGAGCGGGAGGGAGCAGCTTCGGCGGCTGCAAGCTTCGAGCGGGAAcagcttcggcggcggcgggcttcgAGCGAGAGGAAGACGAGCCGGACTCGATCGATCAGATCGGGAGACTCCAGGAGATCGAGGCCGACGCCTTGGATCAATAGCACGAGTTGCAGCGTGCaaaaaattgacctagctctaataccatgttaggaacaAGCAACTTGTAtttccatgaggccataggccgatatatatatacatgtacaggtgtggaacatatgcaggaaaccccttatacaacgggataaatacaaaggagTACATGACTTATAGTATAACTCTAACATTACCCACGGGTTTGTGTTGTTCTTGGTTTTGTTCTCTGACCCCACGTTAAATGAGCTTAGCTTAGGATGCTCTGGTCACTAACGATTTTCCGGAAGTTTAATTCTCCTTCTGATCCTTCGAGAGAGACATATGCCTGCACACACCATTGATCTGCCCAACGTAGTACGACACAAGGATCATCAGGCAGTTTATTTGTTCTTCACCGGAGTGAGTATCATACTAGTATCATCTTCTGTACGCAAGGTGTTGTGTTTTTCTGTCAGATATAATGCAGAGAACGAATAATGCACAGAAGCAAAAACGGGCGCCGTCAGTCCACAGGAGTAAGTAGCACAGATTGCAGAAGTACAGGTCTCCATCTCCGCTCAACCAACGCAGATTTATTCCCTTGTTGccgtcgccggcgaggagggccGAGGCGGCGGGAAGGGGGCGCTGGGGTGGCTCGGGGTCGTGGGGGAGTTCTTCCACCGGATCGCCGCCAGCCACCTCGACGGCGTCTCTGTCCGTCCTCGTCACCGGCCTCCAGACCGCCAGGTCATCTCCTTCCTCCGTCCCTTGCCCCAGCAGATGGACGGGATTGGGTTCGCGGTCACAATGTCAAAACTTCTTTCAGATCCATCTTATTTTATACCCTAGATGGGATGGGATCTCTTTGCAATGGAATTCATCAGTAATTTTACataagcatatactccctccgtccggaaatacttgtcatgaaatggatgtatctagatgtattttagttctagatacattcattttcatccattttgatgacaagtaaatccggacggagggagtactgaacaTTAACGCTATACAATTACTAGAATATTCACATTTAGGATATGCCTAGTAACCAGAACATAATGCTCATCTTTTCATTCCTAACATATTCATCGTCCAGATACTTAGATATTTCTTCACGCCGAGGATTACATAATGTAATCCAGATAATGATAGAAAGAGAGTGGAGTGGAAGAGAGTTGTAGGTGAAAGTACACCCACCATTAATCTTGGACCATGGAGGACGTCAAAAATAGGTGTAGAAGAACGGCATTGAGCTTCAGGTTGCTGTCAATCACTGGCTCCACTCCGCTCTCTAGTGGCTGCAATTAAATTCCAAGCTTCAGGAAGACCTGGCCAGGTCAGCTACCTCTGGTCCCCAGCCGTATAACAAGGCAGAGCAGAATAGCGACCAGTGACCTTCCCATGCAAATGACTGGTGTTAACGTTTACACGTAGCACAGGTCATGTTCCTGTGTACAAACGACAATCAGTCACAAGAAATTTCGTCTCAGATGTCACTATAGTGTAAGCAGTTAACCATCACAGGAAATTCAGCAGCCAGGACACCAGGAATTGTTCTCTTTTTTTCTTGGCGAGGTGACACCAAGAGTTGGATTTACATATACACCACCCATACATGGGGTGTCCTGCACCAAGAAAAACATATAGCCAACCCtcagaaggaggaagaagaagaagatcatacATCCATGGAAAAAGCATCCATGGACACACTTCACTTCTCCTGCATCCAAATAGCCATAGCCTTAGTCTTGTTTACTCAAGCCAAGAGCACCACAGAGGGCAGCACATCTGCCCTGCATCCAAACGATGCGATCCCCAGCTGTGTTGCCGGTGAGAGGTCTGCCCTTCTGGCCTTCAGGGCAGGTCTATCAGACCCTGCCAACCTCCTTCCATCATGGAAGAGTGATGCCTGCTGCCGATGGAAGGGCGTCTACTGCAGCAACAGGACCGGCCATGTTGTCAGGCTCGATCTCCAAGGCCCTGGTTACGGAAGCAGCGATGAGAGTAGGAAGGTGCTAGCAGGCAACATAAGCTCCTCGTTGCTCGGTTTACGGCATCTACGCTATCTCGACCTCAGCAAGAATGGGTTTGACAAGATACAAATACCAGAGTTCATGGGTTCTCTCCATCAGCTGAGATATCTCGACCTATCATGGTCACAGTTCATTGGAAGGATACCACCGCAGCTGGGTAATCTCTCCAACTTACACTACTTAAATCTTGCGTACAACTCAGATGGCATATACTCCACTGATATCACCTGGTTGTCACGGTTAACTTCCGTTGAGCACCTGGACATGAACTGGGTGAACCTCAGTACAATTCTACACTGGCTTCCGGTTGTGAACATGCTTCCAACTCTTAAAGTTCTCCGTCTTGCCAATTGCCAGCTTAGAAGTAGCCCTGATTCTCTTCCACTCTCAAACCTGACATCTCTTGAAACACTAGACTTTTCAGGCAACCACCTGACTGTGGAGCTTGATTTATCATATGGCCCTTTTCCGGACGAGATAGGAAATATGACCTCGATTGTGGAGCTTGATTTATCAGACAATAACCTTGTGGGCATGATACCATCCAACATGAAGAACCTATGTAATTTGGAGAGATTAGATTTTTCTATGAACAACATCAACGGGAGTATAGCAGAGTTATTGCATCGATTACCAAACTGTTCACAGAATAAACTACAGGACTTGTCTCTATCGGACAACAATCTGACTGGAAGCCTACCAACTACACTAGTAGAGCCCTTGAGAAACCTGAGCTGGCTGAATCTTGATGGGAACAAACTCACTGGTCATGTCCCGGTGTGGATAGGAGAGCTCACACAGCTAACAAATCTGGAGCTTAGTTCTAACAACCTGGACGGGGTCATACATGAAGGTCATTTATCAGGTCTAGGTATGTTGGAGGAATTGACATTATCAGACAACTCCATAGCCATCACTGTGAGCCCAACTTGGGTTCCTCCTTTCAGTCTAGGAACAATTGAACTTCGGTCCTGTCAGCTAGGGCCTAAATTCCCCATGTGGCTTAGAAGGCAAACACACTTATGGAATCTTGATATATCAAACACAAGCATAAATGACATGGTACCAGGTTGGTTTTGGATAGCAGCTTCCTCAGTAGAGTATCTAAATATTCGAAATAATCAGATTACAGGATTCCTACCATCATCAATGGAATTTATGAGAGCAGAAGTCATGGATTTCAGTTCTAACCAGCTTGGTGGTCCAATACCTAAGCTTCCCATCACTCTAATCGACCTGGATCTCAGTCGGAACAATCTAGTTGGGCCACTACCATTAGACTTTGGAGCACCAGGGCTTGAAAAACTATTTCTATATAACAACATGATCTCTGGGGCCATTCCATCTTCTTTGTGCAAGTTGCGATCATTGCGGTCATTAGATCTATCAAGAAATAACCTCAATGGATCAATTGCTGATTGCCCAGTCAATGAGTCCAGCTCAAACATGACAGATCTGAGCATTGTTAATCTAAGCTTCAGAAACAACAACCTCTCTGGTGAATTTCCTTCACTTCTGCAGAAATGCCCACAACTCATCTTTCTTGATCT encodes the following:
- the LOC123143206 gene encoding receptor-like protein EIX1, with product MEKASMDTLHFSCIQIAIALVLFTQAKSTTEGSTSALHPNDAIPSCVAGERSALLAFRAGLSDPANLLPSWKSDACCRWKGVYCSNRTGHVVRLDLQGPGYGSSDESRKVLAGNISSSLLGLRHLRYLDLSKNGFDKIQIPEFMGSLHQLRYLDLSWSQFIGRIPPQLGNLSNLHYLNLAYNSDGIYSTDITWLSRLTSVEHLDMNWVNLSTILHWLPVVNMLPTLKVLRLANCQLRSSPDSLPLSNLTSLETLDFSGNHLTVELDLSYGPFPDEIGNMTSIVELDLSDNNLVGMIPSNMKNLCNLERLDFSMNNINGSIAELLHRLPNCSQNKLQDLSLSDNNLTGSLPTTLVEPLRNLSWLNLDGNKLTGHVPVWIGELTQLTNLELSSNNLDGVIHEGHLSGLGMLEELTLSDNSIAITVSPTWVPPFSLGTIELRSCQLGPKFPMWLRRQTHLWNLDISNTSINDMVPGWFWIAASSVEYLNIRNNQITGFLPSSMEFMRAEVMDFSSNQLGGPIPKLPITLIDLDLSRNNLVGPLPLDFGAPGLEKLFLYNNMISGAIPSSLCKLRSLRSLDLSRNNLNGSIADCPVNESSSNMTDLSIVNLSFRNNNLSGEFPSLLQKCPQLIFLDLGLNQFSGALPTWIGEKLLSLSFLRLRSNMFYGNIPVQLTKLVNLQYLDLAYNNISGSIPRSIINWTGMTQTRDNTDDLQNAFTSGVSFDDNELVDYSANLTVLTKGQERLYTGEIIYMVNLDLSCNSLTGVIPAEISSLVALKSLNLSWNNFNGKIPENIGALMQVESLDLSHNELSGEIPSSLSVLTSLSRLNLSYNNLGGKIPTGNQLQTLEDQASIYIGNPGLCGPPLLRNCPQPEPIPGENHGDASDDLVSFLLAMSSGFVMGLWVVFCTFLFKRRWRAVWYSLCDSLYDWVYVHVAITWTSLRGKING